In Streptomyces dangxiongensis, one DNA window encodes the following:
- a CDS encoding carbohydrate ABC transporter permease, translating to MSSSASRTSYGAEGAPYGHPSPRTVRRARSAPYVFLVPATLLFALFFALPIGYAVWLSFRKVHVSGLGLGSGARTEVWAGLQNYTEAFQDSELLRGALRVLGYGCVVVPVMLGLALLFALMLDSEKVRLAPVTRLAIFLPYAIPGVVAALLWGFLYLPDVSPFYFVLDRLGLPQPDLLDGGPLFLALSNIAVWGGTGFNMIVIYTSLRSIPAEVYEAAKLDGATPTQIALRIKIPMVAPSLVLTFFFSIIATLQVFNEPTTLKPLTNSVSTTWSPLMKVYQDAFGRNDIYSAAAEATLVAVVTLLLSFGFLRAANRRTKRDVSQGEAG from the coding sequence GTGAGCAGCTCCGCAAGCCGGACGTCGTACGGGGCCGAGGGGGCCCCGTACGGCCACCCGTCTCCCCGCACCGTCCGCCGGGCGCGGAGCGCGCCCTACGTCTTCCTGGTCCCGGCCACCTTGCTGTTCGCCCTCTTCTTCGCGCTGCCCATCGGCTACGCGGTCTGGCTCAGCTTCCGCAAGGTGCACGTCTCGGGCCTGGGCCTCGGCTCGGGTGCCCGCACGGAGGTGTGGGCGGGCCTGCAGAACTACACCGAGGCATTCCAGGACAGCGAGCTGCTGCGGGGCGCGCTGCGCGTGCTCGGCTACGGCTGCGTCGTCGTCCCGGTGATGCTGGGCCTCGCGCTGCTGTTCGCACTGATGCTGGACTCCGAGAAGGTGCGCCTCGCCCCGGTCACCCGGCTCGCGATCTTCCTGCCGTACGCCATCCCCGGCGTGGTGGCCGCGCTGCTGTGGGGCTTCCTGTACCTGCCGGACGTCAGCCCGTTCTACTTCGTGCTCGACCGGCTGGGCCTGCCGCAGCCGGATCTGCTGGACGGCGGGCCGCTCTTCCTCGCCCTGTCGAACATCGCGGTATGGGGCGGCACCGGCTTCAACATGATCGTCATCTACACCTCGCTGCGGTCCATCCCGGCGGAGGTGTACGAGGCGGCGAAGCTGGACGGCGCCACCCCCACGCAGATCGCACTTCGGATCAAGATCCCGATGGTGGCGCCCTCGCTGGTGCTGACCTTCTTCTTCTCGATCATCGCGACGCTCCAGGTGTTCAACGAGCCGACCACCCTGAAGCCGCTCACCAACTCGGTCAGCACGACCTGGAGTCCGCTGATGAAGGTGTACCAGGACGCCTTCGGCCGGAACGACATCTACTCGGCGGCGGCCGAGGCGACGCTGGTCGCCGTCGTCACGCTGCTGCTGTCGTTCGGCTTCCTGCGGGCCGCGAACCGCCGCACCAAGCGGGACGTCAGTCAAGGAGAAGCAGGATGA
- a CDS encoding ABC transporter substrate-binding protein, protein MPHTKRRRLVTTALAVSLGATALAGCGSEDGSKTESGPVSLTYWTWTPGMDKVVDLWNKGPGKKNRISVTVKKQASGDTLVTKILTAHKAKKAPDLVQAEYQALPTLVSNDALADISQEVGGAKDKFADGVWQQTTLGTDAVYAVPQDIGPMMFYYRQDLFEKYGMKVPTTWEQFAETARELKKKAPDKDLTTFSANDSGLFAGLAQQAGAKWWTTSGDKWKVAIDDAATRKVAGFWGGLVKEGVIDNQPMYTPSWNKALDTGKQIAWVSAVWAPGTLTTAAPDTKGKWAMAPLPQWSLDQDATGSWGGSSTAVTTDSAHQKAAAEFATWLNTDHDALNALAEESGIYPASTSAQLSGAFSNPPAFFANQPDFYTRAAAVAKTTAPSAWGPNVNVAYTSFKDAFGAAAKNKSDFTAALRTMQDDTVADMKKQGFEVSR, encoded by the coding sequence ATGCCGCACACGAAGCGCCGCCGCCTCGTGACAACCGCCCTCGCCGTCTCTCTCGGTGCCACCGCCCTCGCCGGCTGCGGCTCCGAGGACGGCAGCAAGACCGAGTCGGGTCCCGTCTCACTGACGTACTGGACCTGGACCCCCGGCATGGACAAGGTCGTGGACCTGTGGAACAAGGGCCCGGGCAAGAAGAACCGGATCAGCGTCACCGTCAAGAAGCAGGCGTCCGGCGACACGCTGGTCACCAAGATCCTCACCGCCCACAAGGCGAAGAAGGCCCCCGACCTGGTGCAGGCCGAGTACCAGGCGCTGCCCACACTGGTCAGCAACGACGCCCTGGCCGACATCTCCCAGGAGGTCGGCGGCGCCAAGGACAAGTTCGCCGACGGCGTCTGGCAGCAGACCACGCTCGGCACGGACGCCGTCTACGCGGTGCCGCAGGACATCGGCCCGATGATGTTCTACTACCGCCAGGACCTGTTCGAGAAGTACGGCATGAAGGTTCCCACCACCTGGGAGCAGTTCGCCGAGACGGCCCGCGAACTGAAGAAGAAGGCGCCCGACAAGGACCTGACCACCTTCTCCGCCAACGACTCCGGACTCTTCGCGGGGCTCGCCCAGCAGGCCGGCGCCAAGTGGTGGACCACGTCGGGTGACAAGTGGAAGGTCGCGATCGACGACGCGGCCACCCGGAAGGTCGCCGGGTTCTGGGGCGGACTGGTCAAGGAGGGCGTCATCGACAACCAGCCGATGTACACCCCCTCCTGGAACAAGGCGCTCGACACCGGCAAGCAGATCGCCTGGGTGAGCGCCGTGTGGGCGCCGGGCACACTGACCACGGCCGCGCCGGACACCAAGGGCAAGTGGGCCATGGCCCCGCTCCCCCAGTGGTCGCTGGACCAGGACGCCACCGGTAGCTGGGGCGGCTCCTCGACGGCGGTCACCACCGACTCGGCGCACCAGAAGGCCGCCGCCGAGTTCGCGACCTGGCTGAACACCGACCACGACGCCCTCAACGCGCTGGCCGAGGAGAGCGGGATCTACCCGGCCTCCACCTCCGCCCAGCTCAGCGGCGCCTTCTCCAACCCGCCGGCGTTCTTCGCCAACCAGCCGGACTTCTACACCAGGGCCGCCGCCGTCGCGAAGACCACCGCGCCGTCCGCGTGGGGCCCGAACGTGAACGTCGCCTACACGTCCTTCAAGGACGCCTTCGGCGCCGCCGCGAAGAACAAGTCGGACTTCACCGCCGCCCTGAGGACGATGCAGGACGACACGGTCGCCGACATGAAGAAGCAGGGCTTCGAGGTCTCTCGGTGA
- a CDS encoding beta-galactosidase — protein MPDISPRGLTRLAFGGDYNPEQWPESVWQEDVRLMREAGVTMVSVGIFSWALLEPAPGEYDFGWLDRVIDLLHDHGIRVDLGTPTVVPPVWFYRAHPEALPVTAEGVRYEFGSRGAICHSNADYRAAAAAITTALAERYGDHPALAMWHVHNEYGVPVSACYCDSCAAHFRRWLADTYGTVDAVNEAWGTAFWGQRYTGFEQINPPRATPTVGNPGQALDYRRFADATVRENFRAERDLLHRLSPGVPVTTNFMTALSQCDSMDYWAWGREVDLVTNDHYLITDGRRTHVNLAMAADLTRSVAGGAPWLLLEHSTSGVNWQPRNPAKAPGEMARNSLAHVARGSEGAMFFQWRQSRRGAEKFHSAMLPHGGTDTRVWREVVELGASIDTLSALGGTRTEADVAMLWDWQSWWAQNLAWRPSEDHDPRERADSFYEALYDHHLTVDFAHPEADLSAYPLVVVPALYLMTQAAGDNLRRYAENGGTLVVSYFSGIVDEHDAVHEGACPGVLRDVLGLTVEEFSPLLKDERVRLTAPDGPALTGDVWSEFVVPRGAETVWTYADGLTAGRPAVTRHRTGRGTAWYVSTRLDAQGLDAVLARAAGDAGIAPRADLPRDVEVVRRSGTSGTYLFAVNHTAGDTEVPLDTPGTELLTGERAAGRLAVPAGAVRVVRLDG, from the coding sequence ATGCCTGACATCAGCCCCAGGGGCCTCACCAGGCTCGCCTTCGGCGGGGACTACAACCCCGAGCAGTGGCCTGAATCCGTCTGGCAGGAGGACGTCCGGCTGATGCGCGAGGCCGGCGTCACGATGGTCAGCGTCGGGATCTTCTCCTGGGCCCTGCTGGAGCCCGCGCCGGGGGAGTACGACTTCGGCTGGCTGGACCGGGTCATCGATCTCCTCCACGACCACGGCATCCGCGTCGACCTCGGCACACCGACCGTGGTACCTCCGGTCTGGTTCTACCGGGCGCACCCCGAGGCGCTGCCGGTCACCGCGGAGGGCGTGCGCTACGAGTTCGGCTCTCGCGGCGCGATCTGCCACAGCAACGCCGACTACCGGGCCGCCGCCGCGGCCATCACCACCGCACTGGCCGAGCGCTACGGCGACCACCCGGCGCTGGCGATGTGGCACGTCCACAACGAGTACGGCGTCCCCGTCTCGGCCTGCTACTGCGACTCCTGCGCCGCCCACTTCCGCCGCTGGCTCGCGGACACCTACGGCACGGTCGACGCCGTCAACGAGGCCTGGGGGACCGCCTTCTGGGGCCAGCGCTACACCGGCTTCGAGCAGATCAACCCGCCCCGGGCCACCCCGACCGTCGGCAACCCGGGCCAGGCGCTCGACTACCGGCGCTTCGCCGACGCCACCGTCCGGGAGAACTTCCGCGCCGAACGGGACCTCCTGCACCGCCTCTCACCGGGCGTGCCGGTCACCACCAACTTCATGACCGCCCTCAGCCAGTGCGACTCCATGGACTACTGGGCCTGGGGCCGCGAGGTCGACCTCGTCACCAACGACCACTACCTGATCACCGACGGCCGCCGCACCCACGTCAACCTCGCCATGGCCGCCGACCTCACCCGCTCGGTCGCCGGCGGCGCCCCCTGGCTGCTGCTGGAACACTCCACCTCGGGCGTCAACTGGCAGCCCCGCAACCCCGCCAAGGCCCCCGGCGAGATGGCCCGCAACTCCCTCGCGCACGTCGCCCGCGGCTCCGAGGGCGCGATGTTCTTCCAGTGGCGCCAGTCCCGGCGCGGCGCCGAGAAGTTCCACTCGGCGATGCTGCCGCACGGCGGCACCGACACCCGCGTCTGGCGCGAGGTGGTCGAACTCGGCGCTTCCATCGACACGTTGAGCGCCCTTGGGGGCACCCGCACCGAGGCCGACGTGGCCATGCTGTGGGACTGGCAGTCCTGGTGGGCGCAGAACCTCGCCTGGCGCCCCAGCGAGGACCACGACCCGCGCGAGCGCGCCGACTCCTTCTACGAGGCCCTCTACGACCACCACCTCACCGTCGACTTCGCCCATCCGGAAGCCGACCTGTCGGCCTATCCCCTTGTCGTCGTGCCCGCCCTGTACCTGATGACGCAAGCGGCCGGTGACAACCTCCGCAGGTACGCCGAGAACGGCGGCACGCTCGTGGTGTCTTACTTCTCCGGCATCGTCGACGAGCACGACGCCGTGCACGAGGGCGCCTGCCCGGGCGTGCTGCGCGACGTCCTCGGGCTGACCGTGGAGGAGTTCTCGCCGCTGCTCAAGGACGAACGCGTACGCCTGACCGCGCCGGACGGCCCCGCGCTCACCGGGGACGTGTGGAGCGAGTTCGTCGTGCCGCGCGGCGCGGAGACCGTGTGGACGTACGCCGACGGGCTCACCGCGGGCCGCCCGGCCGTCACCCGGCACCGGACCGGCCGGGGCACCGCCTGGTACGTCTCCACCCGCCTCGACGCCCAGGGCCTGGACGCGGTCCTCGCCCGGGCGGCCGGTGACGCCGGGATCGCCCCGCGCGCCGACCTGCCCCGCGACGTGGAGGTCGTGCGCCGCAGCGGTACGTCGGGCACCTACCTCTTCGCCGTCAACCACACCGCCGGCGACACCGAGGTGCCGCTGGACACGCCCGGCACCGAACTGCTGACGGGCGAACGCGCCGCGGGCCGCCTCGCGGTCCCGGCGGGAGCCGTCCGGGTCGTACGACTCGACGGCTGA
- the crcB gene encoding fluoride efflux transporter CrcB: MTAPGTETRGVRSAARRRSGWRTQGPVVAVVAAGGALGALARYALALAWPTPPGGFPWATFWTNVSGCAVMGVFMMLITDVWSAHRLLRPFFGTGVLGGFTTFSTYAVDIRRLVDAGRPGLGAAYLLATLCAALAAVRLASAAARRVLTGRQR; encoded by the coding sequence ATGACAGCGCCGGGCACCGAGACCCGAGGCGTCCGTTCCGCGGCACGCCGGCGGTCCGGGTGGCGTACCCAGGGGCCCGTCGTCGCGGTCGTCGCGGCCGGCGGCGCGCTCGGCGCGCTGGCCCGCTATGCCCTCGCCCTCGCCTGGCCCACACCCCCGGGCGGCTTCCCCTGGGCGACCTTCTGGACCAACGTCTCCGGCTGCGCCGTCATGGGTGTGTTCATGATGCTCATCACCGACGTGTGGTCCGCCCACCGCCTGCTGCGGCCGTTCTTCGGCACCGGCGTCCTCGGCGGCTTCACCACCTTCTCCACCTACGCGGTGGACATCCGCAGACTGGTCGACGCCGGCCGCCCCGGCCTCGGGGCCGCGTACCTCCTCGCGACCCTGTGCGCGGCCCTCGCGGCGGTCCGGCTGGCCTCGGCCGCCGCCCGCCGTGTGCTGACCGGGAGGCAGCGATGA
- a CDS encoding DUF190 domain-containing protein, translated as MTSPTHRALRPTVHTGENDTWHHRPVHSQIVHRAHAAGLAGVFRGVEGFAASSRIHTSRLLSLSEDLPVAVVVVDTEERVRAFLPRLDKLSGEGLVTLEECEVVRPRTTSGPAGGDPAAEVPPGPGTARPDPEGKKPL; from the coding sequence ATGACATCACCCACCCACCGCGCCCTCCGGCCGACCGTCCACACCGGTGAGAACGACACCTGGCACCACAGGCCCGTCCACTCCCAGATCGTGCACCGCGCGCACGCCGCCGGTCTCGCCGGCGTCTTCCGGGGCGTCGAGGGTTTCGCCGCCTCCTCCCGCATCCACACCTCCCGTCTGCTGTCCCTGAGCGAGGACCTGCCGGTCGCGGTGGTCGTCGTGGACACCGAGGAGCGCGTCCGGGCCTTCCTGCCCCGGCTCGACAAGCTGAGCGGCGAGGGCCTGGTGACCCTGGAGGAGTGCGAGGTCGTCCGCCCCCGGACAACATCCGGCCCGGCCGGGGGAGACCCGGCCGCCGAAGTCCCGCCCGGACCGGGCACGGCGCGCCCCGACCCGGAGGGTAAGAAGCCGTTGTGA
- the crcB gene encoding fluoride efflux transporter CrcB yields MNWLLVAAGAAVGAPLRYLTDRAVQARHDSPFPWGTFVVNVTGCLVLGLLTGAVSAGAAGHPVQLLVGTGLCGALTTYSTFSYETLRLTEAGSGLYAALNVVASVTAGLAAALTGVSLADALWA; encoded by the coding sequence GTGAACTGGCTGCTGGTCGCCGCGGGGGCCGCGGTCGGTGCCCCCCTGCGCTATCTCACCGACCGCGCCGTGCAGGCCCGGCACGACTCGCCGTTCCCGTGGGGCACCTTCGTGGTGAACGTGACCGGCTGCCTGGTCCTCGGGCTGCTCACGGGAGCCGTCTCCGCCGGGGCCGCCGGACACCCGGTACAGCTCCTGGTCGGCACGGGCCTGTGCGGTGCGCTGACGACGTACTCGACGTTCTCCTACGAGACCCTGCGGCTGACCGAGGCCGGCTCCGGCCTCTACGCCGCCCTGAACGTCGTCGCGAGTGTGACGGCGGGCCTCGCGGCGGCCCTTACCGGGGTCTCACTGGCCGACGCCCTGTGGGCCTAG
- a CDS encoding undecaprenyl-diphosphate phosphatase, which translates to MSAISVGQAVLLGVVEGVTEFLPVSSTGHLKIAEGLMDIPVDDKSVVGFSAVIQVGAIAAVLVYFFKDIRRIVTAWVRGLTNREERYHHDYKFAWWVIAATVPIVVVGLAAKPLIDGPLASLWVVAGSLIAGSGVMWAADQMGRHKRGEDDTSFKDAMWVGCSQILALLFPGFSRSGATMSTALILDLDRVAATRLSFFLGIPALTGAGLYELKDALGAGVGAAPLAVGTVVSFVVAYASIAWLLKFVAKHSFNAFVIYRIVVGVLLLGLLGTGTLSS; encoded by the coding sequence ATGAGCGCCATCTCCGTCGGTCAGGCCGTCCTCCTCGGGGTAGTCGAGGGGGTGACCGAGTTCCTCCCGGTGTCCTCCACCGGCCACCTCAAGATCGCCGAGGGGCTCATGGACATCCCCGTCGACGACAAGTCCGTGGTCGGGTTCTCCGCCGTCATCCAGGTCGGCGCCATCGCCGCCGTGCTCGTGTACTTCTTCAAGGACATCCGGCGCATCGTCACCGCCTGGGTCCGCGGCCTCACCAACCGTGAGGAGCGCTACCACCACGACTACAAGTTCGCCTGGTGGGTCATCGCCGCCACCGTCCCGATCGTCGTGGTGGGCCTGGCCGCGAAGCCGCTGATCGACGGCCCGCTCGCCTCGCTGTGGGTGGTCGCCGGCTCGCTGATCGCCGGCTCGGGTGTGATGTGGGCCGCCGACCAGATGGGCCGGCACAAGCGCGGCGAGGACGACACGTCCTTCAAGGACGCCATGTGGGTCGGCTGCTCCCAGATCCTCGCCCTGCTCTTCCCCGGCTTCTCCCGCTCCGGCGCCACCATGTCCACCGCGCTCATCCTGGACCTGGACCGCGTCGCCGCCACCCGGCTCTCCTTCTTCCTCGGCATCCCCGCCCTGACCGGCGCGGGGCTGTACGAGCTGAAGGACGCCCTCGGCGCGGGCGTGGGCGCGGCCCCGCTGGCCGTCGGCACCGTCGTGTCGTTCGTGGTCGCCTACGCCTCCATCGCCTGGCTGCTGAAGTTCGTCGCCAAGCACTCCTTCAACGCCTTCGTGATCTACCGGATCGTCGTCGGCGTCCTCCTGCTCGGCCTGCTCGGCACCGGCACGCTCAGTAGCTGA
- a CDS encoding FadR/GntR family transcriptional regulator — protein sequence MNLSDSQTGGRGPRRVSAMEAVLAHLRDAIERGAYAIGDKLPSEAELCRTLEVSRPVLREALRALQTMGLTVSRTGKGTFVVADAVEDPTFGDYAASDLLEVRRHIEIPVAGYAALRRTPENLDHLAHLLDRMERETDTTAWVAMDTVFHLAVAEAAQNPVFRRVIEEIRDALARQSAFLNELGGRREQSDREHRAILEALADGSEHDAVEAMSHHLDRVETTLTDILRRQRTDPATQGGTRT from the coding sequence GTGAACCTGTCAGACAGCCAGACAGGTGGACGTGGACCCCGGCGCGTGAGCGCCATGGAGGCGGTCCTCGCCCACCTCCGCGACGCCATCGAACGCGGCGCCTACGCCATCGGCGACAAGCTCCCCTCCGAGGCCGAGCTGTGCCGCACCCTCGAGGTGTCCCGGCCCGTGCTGCGCGAGGCGCTGCGCGCGCTCCAGACGATGGGGCTCACCGTCTCCCGGACCGGCAAGGGCACCTTCGTCGTCGCCGACGCGGTGGAGGACCCCACCTTCGGCGACTACGCGGCCAGCGACCTGCTCGAAGTGCGCCGCCACATCGAGATCCCGGTCGCCGGCTACGCGGCTCTGCGCCGCACCCCGGAGAACCTGGACCACCTGGCCCACCTGCTCGACCGCATGGAGCGGGAGACCGACACCACCGCCTGGGTCGCCATGGACACCGTCTTCCATCTCGCCGTGGCCGAGGCCGCCCAGAACCCGGTGTTCCGCCGGGTGATCGAGGAGATCCGCGACGCGCTGGCGCGTCAGTCGGCCTTCCTCAACGAGCTGGGCGGCCGCCGTGAGCAGTCCGACCGCGAGCACCGGGCGATCCTCGAGGCGCTGGCCGACGGCAGCGAACACGACGCGGTGGAGGCCATGAGCCACCACCTGGACCGCGTCGAGACCACCCTCACCGACATCCTGCGTCGCCAGCGGACGGATCCCGCCACCCAGGGCGGAACCCGGACGTGA
- a CDS encoding asparaginase yields MYDSSPAGAPVVREPLHAPVAHLVRGGIVEGVHHGSVVVLEADGRTRFRLGDIEAAFYPRSALKPVQAVAMVRAGLPLDGELLSLAAASHSGEERHLAGTRRILELAGLGEDDLRNVPDMPFDPAVRDTWVREGRAPSRLAQNCSGKHAAMLWTARLNGWSLDDYLDPAHPLQRAVAETVEELTGQRVARVTVDGCGAPLFAVSLHGLARAVARITSAAPGTPEARVADAMREHAEMASGSGRDVAALMRAVPGLLAKDGFEGVQVAALPDGRAVAVKIADGANRARVPVAAAALARAGIDPAALTEFAGEPLLGGGKPVGCVRPVDALAPVHPVAGV; encoded by the coding sequence ATGTACGACAGTTCTCCCGCCGGCGCGCCCGTCGTCCGCGAACCCCTCCACGCTCCCGTCGCCCACCTCGTCCGCGGCGGGATCGTCGAGGGCGTCCACCACGGCTCCGTCGTCGTCCTCGAAGCCGACGGCCGGACACGGTTCCGGCTCGGTGACATCGAGGCGGCCTTCTACCCGCGCTCCGCGCTCAAGCCCGTCCAGGCCGTGGCCATGGTGCGGGCCGGGCTGCCGCTCGACGGAGAGCTGCTGTCGCTGGCCGCCGCGAGCCACTCCGGCGAGGAGCGCCACCTCGCCGGCACCCGGCGCATCCTCGAACTCGCCGGCCTCGGCGAGGACGACCTGCGCAACGTGCCCGACATGCCGTTCGACCCGGCCGTCCGCGACACCTGGGTCCGTGAGGGCCGGGCGCCCTCCCGCCTCGCCCAGAACTGCTCCGGCAAGCACGCCGCCATGCTGTGGACCGCCCGGCTCAACGGCTGGTCCCTGGACGACTACCTCGACCCGGCGCACCCGCTCCAGCGGGCCGTCGCCGAGACCGTCGAGGAACTGACCGGCCAGCGCGTCGCCCGGGTCACCGTGGACGGCTGCGGCGCCCCGCTGTTCGCCGTCTCCCTGCACGGCCTCGCCCGCGCCGTCGCCCGGATCACCTCCGCGGCACCCGGCACGCCCGAGGCGCGCGTCGCCGACGCGATGCGCGAACACGCCGAGATGGCCTCCGGCTCCGGCCGGGACGTCGCCGCGCTCATGCGGGCCGTGCCCGGGCTGCTCGCCAAGGACGGCTTCGAGGGCGTGCAGGTGGCCGCGCTGCCCGACGGCCGCGCCGTCGCCGTCAAGATCGCCGACGGGGCGAACCGGGCCCGTGTCCCGGTCGCCGCGGCGGCCCTGGCCCGGGCCGGCATAGACCCGGCCGCGCTCACCGAATTCGCGGGGGAGCCGCTGCTCGGGGGAGGCAAGCCGGTCGGCTGCGTGCGGCCGGTGGACGCCCTGGCCCCCGTTCACCCGGTGGCCGGCGTCTAG